One segment of Candidatus Nanopelagicales bacterium DNA contains the following:
- a CDS encoding response regulator transcription factor, whose product MSENQGVKGLVLVVEDERAISDLLRMYLTREGFGVHVATTGPDGLSYARTLHPAAIILDVGLPGMDGTEVCRQLRNDGDWTPILFCTARDEEVDRILGLELGADDYITKPFSPREVVARVKSVVRRAQHAASAPGPVVIGKVELDPVTRRVEANGAPIALTATEFDLLAHLMDNPGRVYSRDQLLSEVWGYAAVVGTRTVDVHVAQVRAKLGDFDVIRTVRGVGYSAEEPQ is encoded by the coding sequence ATGAGTGAAAACCAAGGTGTCAAAGGGCTCGTTCTTGTCGTTGAAGACGAACGGGCAATCTCTGACCTCCTACGGATGTATCTCACTCGTGAGGGTTTTGGTGTCCACGTAGCCACCACGGGGCCCGATGGTCTTTCATATGCGCGCACCTTGCACCCAGCTGCAATCATTTTGGATGTAGGTCTGCCAGGTATGGACGGCACAGAGGTGTGCCGTCAACTTCGCAATGATGGCGACTGGACTCCCATTCTTTTCTGCACGGCCCGAGATGAAGAAGTCGATCGCATCCTTGGTCTTGAACTTGGCGCAGATGACTACATCACCAAGCCGTTTAGCCCGCGTGAAGTTGTCGCTCGGGTGAAATCGGTGGTTCGCCGTGCACAACACGCCGCTTCAGCGCCAGGTCCGGTAGTCATTGGCAAGGTTGAACTTGATCCAGTAACTCGTCGTGTGGAAGCCAATGGCGCTCCCATTGCATTGACAGCGACTGAGTTCGACCTGCTTGCGCACTTGATGGACAACCCAGGTCGCGTTTACAGCCGCGATCAATTACTCAGCGAGGTATGGGGATACGCGGCAGTTGTTGGCACTCGAACCGTTGACGTGCACGTTGCTCAAGTGCGAGCCAAGCTCGGTGACTTCGACGTGATTCGCACTGTGCGCGGCGTGGGGTATTCCGCGGAAGAGCCCCAGTGA
- a CDS encoding Trp biosynthesis-associated membrane protein produces the protein MTSRRTALTLLIVSAAGILIVCSFTWATAVVSVLGGTGVREATATGSEVVPAAVSLSIVGLAGALAILALKSWARQAVGVLIFVISLVIEVSVFRFASNPVVDAGNDIVKSVTLAPWWILVMLLALAMLASGLITVGSSRSWGAMSTKYEGEAVRKELVQSPWDALNAGQDPTSDLADPNSDAEPA, from the coding sequence GTGACCTCACGTCGTACCGCACTCACACTGCTCATTGTCAGTGCTGCTGGAATCTTGATTGTTTGTTCGTTTACTTGGGCAACAGCTGTGGTTTCCGTCCTTGGCGGTACGGGTGTGCGTGAGGCAACCGCCACTGGGAGCGAAGTGGTGCCTGCCGCTGTTTCATTGTCGATTGTGGGACTCGCCGGTGCGCTTGCGATCTTGGCGCTCAAGAGTTGGGCTCGTCAGGCAGTGGGCGTGCTCATCTTTGTGATTTCACTCGTGATCGAAGTCAGTGTTTTTCGTTTCGCCTCGAACCCAGTAGTTGATGCCGGCAATGACATTGTGAAGTCCGTGACCTTGGCTCCGTGGTGGATCCTTGTGATGTTGCTCGCTCTGGCCATGCTGGCCTCGGGTCTGATCACTGTCGGATCAAGTCGCTCGTGGGGTGCGATGAGCACCAAATACGAGGGGGAAGCGGTCCGTAAGGAATTAGTGCAGTCTCCCTGGGATGCGCTTAACGCTGGCCAAGATCCAACTTCGGACCTGGCTGATCCGAATTCCGACGCTGAACCTGCTTAG